From Hydra vulgaris chromosome 15, alternate assembly HydraT2T_AEP, one genomic window encodes:
- the LOC136091779 gene encoding uncharacterized protein LOC136091779, which yields MREHDREGNFSQWLLKLGGGTIPVKKEDPFKGCIEIPHVCIIRENVSIVDKLFGDAEQNDYSRRVILTPNNVDSLSINEEVLEYPPELLTGVSGGKRVFVPRIQLAPSDSSLPFVLKHRQFPVRLAYSMTIDKSQGQYLTELVYT from the exons ATGAGAGAGCATGATAGGGAAGGAAATTTTTCCCAATGGCTATTAAAACTTGGTGGTGGAACAATACCTGTCAAAAAAGAGGATCCTTTTAAAGGATGCATTGAAATACCTCACGTGTGCATTATTAGAGAAAATGTCTCTATTGTTGATAAGCTTTTTGGAGATGCTGAACAAAATGATTATTCTAGACGTGTCATTTTAACACCCAATAATGTGGATTCATTATCAATCAATGAAGAAGTGCTTGAATATCCACCAG AGCTTTTGACAGGTGTTTCTGGTGGTAAACGGGTATTTGTTCCTCGAATTCAGTTGGCTCCATCAGATTCTAGCTTACCTTTTGTTCTGAAACACCGTCAGTTTCCTGTCAGATTGGCATATTCAATGACAATTGATAAAAGTCAAGGTCAATATTTAACAGAGTTGGTGTATACCTAA
- the LOC136091614 gene encoding uncharacterized protein LOC136091614 — protein MTTTPKSNILMRNVSYEILLLFLQTQSQNDATCIIFSTDAVDPLKGSLMKIIDIIAGVLICILNVLLVNGVRRCRRKGRSYTHNEKLVLLLSSVDLMIALVYLPLEIVTLLIIYPISCILINIEGFWLLFTLGLSGSIVSLISIERFIAIFNDKKCCGFKFNGVYAAIILCFHLLICSGLGIWRALFIHLNLQSQEPYFFFMVATYTISNIISVLVMNTLLLIKAKKKLRAKEIRVAQHDVVERRLTQTMILISISYTVSYFPAAATAFYYGVILYLNEFELYRSAGNILFWAIFCCKINALSNAFIYIIRSKNILNFYKDCIASILKKDAKHISQMQLPLRNVSTHAIPIAISVSENYKNVFCLK, from the coding sequence ATGACGACGACTCCAAAATCAAATATCTTAATGAGAAATGTAAGCTAcgaaatattgttgttatttctACAAACACAAAGTCAAAATGATGCGACTTGCATTATTTTTTCCACCGATGCTGTTGATCCTTTAAAAGGttctttaatgaaaataattgatattattGCTGGtgttttaatatgtatattaaatgttttattggtGAATGGAGTTCGCAGATGTCGAAGAAAAGGAAGAAGTTACACGCACAATGAAAAACTTGTGTTGTTATTGTCTTCGGTTGACTTGATGATTGCTTTAGTTTACTTGCCACTTGAAATAGTTACACTACTAATAATATATCCGATCTCttgtatattaattaatatagaaGGATTTTggcttttatttactttaggTTTATCAGGATCAATTGTTTCCTTAATATCCATTGAACGGTTTATTgccatttttaatgataaaaaatgttgtggTTTTAAATTCAATGGCGTTTATGCAGCAATAATTTTATGCTTTCATCTTCTTATATGTTCTGGATTAGGCATTTGGCGTGctctttttattcatttaaatcttcaaaGCCAAGAaccttatttcttttttatggtgGCCACATACACAATAAGTAACATAATATCTGTATTAGTCATGAATACATTATTATTGattaaagcaaaaaagaaaCTGAGAGCTAAAGAAATTCGTGTTGCGCAACACGATGTGGTGGAAAGACGACTTACTCAAACTATGATTCTAATATCAATTTCCTATACGGTTTCATATTTTCCTGCCGCCGCTACTGCCTTTTATTATGGCGTAATACTATATTTGAATGAATTTGAATTATATCGCAGTGCgggaaatattttattttgggcaattttttgttgtaaaataaacGCACTATCCAAtgcctttatatatataattagaagcaaaaatatattaaatttttacaaagattGTATAGCTTcaatactaaaaaaagatgcaaaacATATATCACAAATGCAGTTGCCTTTAAGAAACGTTTCTACTCATGCAATACCTATAGCAATATCAGTTtctgaaaattacaaaaatgttttttgtttaaaataa